One Tamlana carrageenivorans genomic region harbors:
- a CDS encoding peptidylprolyl isomerase — MKFNLIFCFLCLLILNCEDKQTKKKPSSEAQVETKETPKSTKSTIKQTREFPKLTDKNAMDFFLEYDKHHKENKVRITTDFGTIDILLYNETKFHRSNFIWLTKQKYFNNTQFYRVIDNFMVQAGNSDDKETVRKREYIGKYLLPPDTKRGFKHDRGVISMPSSEIDNPHKLASPYEFFIVQQEGGSHFLDGDYTIFGHVTKGMDVVDKIAGVDTDRADWPNKNIYIRNVEIIE; from the coding sequence ATGAAGTTTAATCTTATTTTTTGTTTTTTATGTCTTCTAATTTTAAACTGTGAAGATAAACAAACTAAAAAGAAGCCTAGCTCTGAAGCCCAAGTTGAAACCAAGGAAACACCAAAATCAACCAAGTCTACTATAAAACAGACTCGTGAGTTCCCTAAGTTAACCGACAAAAATGCGATGGATTTTTTCTTGGAATACGACAAGCATCACAAGGAAAATAAGGTGCGTATTACCACCGATTTTGGCACCATAGACATCCTACTTTATAACGAAACCAAGTTTCATCGTTCCAATTTTATTTGGCTAACGAAGCAAAAATACTTCAATAACACCCAGTTTTACCGTGTGATTGATAACTTCATGGTTCAGGCTGGAAATAGCGATGATAAAGAAACGGTAAGAAAACGTGAATACATAGGCAAATACCTCTTGCCTCCAGACACCAAACGCGGTTTTAAACACGACAGAGGTGTTATTTCTATGCCGAGCAGCGAAATTGATAATCCGCATAAACTAGCCTCACCGTATGAATTTTTTATTGTTCAGCAAGAAGGAGGCTCACATTTTTTAGATGGGGATTACACCATATTTGGACATGTTACTAAAGGTATGGATGTGGTTGATAAAATTGCGGGTGTAGATACCGATCGTGCCGACTGGCCGAATAAAAACATTTATATACGTAATGTTGAGATTATAGAATAG
- a CDS encoding trimeric intracellular cation channel family protein has product MFYIVEIFGTAAFAISGVLVALKKRMDLFGILIIAFVTSVGGGTLRDILIGVTPVSWMTNIVYSYVIIGASIFGIIFRSKLNYLRTSLFLFDTIGIGLYTVVGVERGINAGLHPVICIAIGTITACFGGVVRDVLCNEIPVIFRKEIYATACILGGITYFLLKLLPIEGNFIFIIAGVVVIVIRLLAVIFKIALPNLYNNQGD; this is encoded by the coding sequence ATGTTTTATATCGTTGAGATTTTTGGAACAGCGGCCTTCGCTATATCAGGAGTTTTAGTGGCTCTTAAAAAGCGAATGGATTTATTTGGTATTCTTATAATTGCTTTCGTAACCTCGGTAGGAGGGGGTACTTTACGTGATATTTTAATTGGTGTTACGCCCGTAAGTTGGATGACTAATATTGTGTATTCTTACGTGATTATTGGCGCTTCGATTTTCGGAATTATTTTTAGAAGTAAACTTAATTATTTACGAACCTCACTATTTTTATTTGATACTATTGGAATAGGTTTGTACACCGTTGTAGGTGTTGAAAGAGGAATAAACGCTGGTTTACATCCCGTAATTTGCATTGCAATTGGCACCATAACAGCATGTTTTGGAGGTGTTGTACGTGATGTGTTATGTAACGAAATCCCCGTTATTTTTAGAAAGGAAATTTATGCAACCGCCTGTATTTTAGGAGGGATCACTTATTTTCTTTTGAAATTATTGCCAATTGAAGGTAACTTTATTTTTATTATCGCTGGGGTTGTGGTTATCGTGATTCGTTTATTAGCCGTTATTTTTAAGATTGCATTACCGAATTTGTACAACAATCAAGGGGATTAA
- a CDS encoding RDD family protein — MSELQINTTQNVKISFNASGAGERLLAFIIDMAIKIGYLMVLASSFGVFDNMDQWSQIAVNTLLSFPVMFYTLALESLFNGQTLGKRIMKIRVVKIDGYQASFSDYVVRWFFRIVDIYIFGLGFFVMSMNKKTQRIGDMAAGTAVIVLKDKVNISHTILENLTENYKPSYPNVIKLSDNDARIIKEMFNTSKLSKDYRTLIKLREKILEVTGIKEVKQKSDTEFISVILKDYNFYTQNM, encoded by the coding sequence ATGTCAGAGTTACAAATTAACACCACCCAAAATGTAAAAATATCGTTTAATGCTTCAGGAGCAGGAGAGCGCTTGTTGGCTTTTATTATTGATATGGCTATAAAAATTGGCTATTTAATGGTTTTAGCAAGCTCTTTTGGTGTTTTTGATAACATGGATCAATGGTCTCAAATCGCGGTGAATACCCTGCTTAGTTTCCCCGTAATGTTTTACACTTTAGCGTTAGAGTCGCTGTTTAACGGACAAACCTTAGGCAAGCGAATCATGAAAATTAGAGTGGTGAAAATTGATGGCTATCAGGCGTCTTTTTCTGATTATGTGGTGCGTTGGTTTTTTAGAATCGTTGATATTTATATTTTCGGATTAGGCTTTTTTGTTATGTCCATGAATAAAAAAACACAACGTATAGGCGATATGGCCGCCGGAACTGCTGTTATTGTTTTAAAAGATAAGGTGAACATCAGTCATACTATTTTAGAAAATCTTACCGAAAATTATAAACCAAGCTATCCCAATGTTATTAAACTATCTGATAACGATGCTCGTATCATAAAAGAGATGTTTAATACCTCAAAGCTTTCAAAAGATTACAGAACCTTAATCAAACTTCGTGAGAAAATATTAGAGGTGACAGGCATAAAAGAGGTGAAGCAAAAATCGGATACAGAATTTATTAGCGTTATTTTAAAAGATTATAATTTTTATACTCAAAATATGTAA
- a CDS encoding stage II sporulation protein M produces the protein MREVSFIKQNKEKWLSFEKAIFNNDFESPDELATQYIHVVNDLAYAQTYYPKSKVVVYLNQLAAKAFQKIYKTKREDTNRIISFWKTEIPLICYEYRKFIYIAFMVFFAFTFIGVISAANDGAFVRSILGDHYVNMSLENIEAGDPVAVYKSGSNWGSFIGITINNLKVGIIAFVMGVFLGIGTLYIMFKNCIMLGSFQYFFYEKNVFWESVRGIWIHGSMEIFAIVIEAAAGLILGASILFPGTHSRYTSFKKGAKIGVKILISTFPFTFAAGFLEGFITRYSNVMPHALSVFIILSTLSLISYYYLIYPFKIQKQITSTPTTSTLTV, from the coding sequence ATGAGGGAAGTTTCATTCATCAAGCAAAATAAGGAAAAATGGTTAAGTTTTGAAAAGGCCATTTTCAATAACGATTTTGAAAGTCCAGATGAGCTGGCTACACAATACATTCATGTGGTAAACGACTTGGCTTATGCACAAACTTATTACCCTAAAAGTAAGGTGGTTGTTTACCTCAATCAATTAGCCGCCAAAGCCTTTCAAAAAATTTATAAAACCAAACGAGAGGATACGAATCGGATTATATCTTTTTGGAAAACTGAAATTCCACTCATTTGTTACGAATACCGAAAATTTATTTACATCGCTTTTATGGTGTTTTTCGCCTTTACCTTTATTGGGGTGATCTCTGCTGCCAACGACGGTGCCTTTGTGCGTTCTATTTTAGGCGACCATTACGTAAACATGTCGTTAGAAAACATTGAAGCCGGCGATCCTGTGGCCGTCTATAAAAGTGGCAGTAATTGGGGCAGTTTTATTGGCATCACCATTAATAACCTAAAAGTGGGTATTATAGCGTTTGTTATGGGTGTGTTTTTAGGTATTGGAACCCTTTACATCATGTTTAAAAACTGCATTATGCTGGGCTCCTTTCAATATTTCTTTTATGAAAAAAATGTGTTCTGGGAAAGCGTTCGAGGTATCTGGATTCACGGCTCTATGGAAATATTCGCCATTGTTATTGAAGCGGCGGCTGGATTAATTTTAGGAGCTAGTATTCTATTTCCTGGTACCCATTCGCGATATACTTCCTTTAAAAAAGGCGCTAAAATTGGTGTAAAAATTTTAATTAGCACCTTCCCTTTTACTTTTGCTGCTGGTTTTTTGGAAGGTTTTATTACCAGATATTCTAATGTGATGCCACATGCCTTATCGGTTTTTATCATTTTAAGCACCTTGAGTTTAATCTCTTATTATTATTTAATTTACCCCTTTAAAATTCAGAAGCAAATCACTTCAACTCCAACTACAAGTACTTTAACCGTTTGA
- a CDS encoding DUF4350 domain-containing protein produces MRKVLVVVIILITLIITAAVVLSISSTKTVDWEESFNEKSNKPYGLSILYKELPRIFENHAFRTVYHQPASYLRAHSDGGYGEFIAEGSYLIFGNSNYLEDDSIDELLQFVDSGNTLFISDYSFPQKINDTLALETKYIKNQKDSISYLSLTDFDLPDIKIDKNQGDSYFSSFNKEKHTVLGYSKIDYKHANFLKVPFGAGFIYLHTEPKAFTNYNLLAENRYQYIEGVLAYLPEKDLYFDSFTKIQTPYSPDVEQESNLSWFLQQQSFRWTWYTALVFTILFMIFNAKRRQRIIKIITPLQNTSVAFVKTVSNLYFETKDHKNLIDKKITYFLEKIRIEFHLNTQVLDEEFINRLAAKSGKKAEDVKILINYIKWLKTQEAVTEAQLIKLNKFIEAFNSK; encoded by the coding sequence ATGAGAAAAGTTTTAGTGGTTGTCATCATCCTAATTACGCTCATTATAACTGCAGCTGTCGTGCTCAGTATTTCTAGCACCAAAACAGTCGATTGGGAAGAATCTTTTAACGAAAAAAGTAATAAACCTTACGGACTTAGCATCCTATATAAGGAACTGCCTCGAATTTTTGAAAATCACGCGTTTCGAACCGTTTACCATCAACCGGCTAGTTACTTACGCGCACATTCCGATGGAGGTTATGGCGAATTCATTGCTGAAGGGAGCTACCTTATTTTCGGTAACTCAAATTATTTGGAAGATGATTCCATTGATGAATTGCTTCAGTTTGTGGATTCAGGAAACACACTTTTCATTTCCGATTACAGCTTTCCACAGAAAATAAATGACACTTTAGCCCTTGAAACTAAATACATCAAAAATCAGAAAGACAGTATTTCATACCTCTCTCTAACGGATTTCGATCTACCTGATATCAAAATTGATAAAAATCAGGGCGACTCCTATTTTTCATCTTTTAATAAAGAAAAACATACCGTTTTAGGTTATTCCAAAATAGATTATAAACACGCTAATTTTTTAAAAGTTCCCTTTGGAGCAGGTTTTATTTATCTTCATACCGAACCCAAAGCCTTTACAAACTATAATTTACTAGCAGAAAATCGCTATCAATATATTGAAGGGGTACTCGCCTACTTACCTGAAAAAGATCTCTATTTCGATTCCTTTACCAAAATACAAACCCCTTACAGCCCTGACGTTGAACAAGAATCCAATCTTTCGTGGTTTTTACAACAGCAATCATTTCGTTGGACCTGGTACACCGCATTAGTGTTTACTATTTTATTTATGATTTTTAACGCCAAACGCAGACAGCGTATTATTAAAATTATAACCCCTTTACAAAATACCTCGGTGGCCTTTGTGAAAACCGTTTCTAATTTATACTTTGAAACCAAAGACCATAAAAACCTTATTGATAAAAAAATCACTTATTTTTTAGAGAAAATTAGAATTGAATTTCATTTAAACACACAGGTTTTAGACGAAGAATTTATAAATCGATTGGCCGCCAAATCGGGTAAAAAAGCTGAGGATGTTAAAATTTTAATCAACTATATCAAATGGTTAAAAACGCAAGAAGCCGTTACGGAAGCCCAATTAATCAAACTAAACAAATTCATTGAAGCCTTTAATTCAAAATAA
- a CDS encoding AAA family ATPase: MDENNTPQEHQDYLPNHENSTVSTSQTEANNLQFQNRLDLSALQASVQNIKAEIGKVIVGQTDMVDMLIASLLAKGHSLIEGVPGVAKTVTAKLLAKSLSVDFSRIQFTPDLMPSDILGTSIFNLKNSEFEFKKGPIFSNMILIDEINRSPAKTQAALFEVMEEQQITIDGHQYALDAPFMVLATQNPVEQEGTYRLPEAQLDRFLFKIDVDYPNLEEEIEIISREHLLQDKAKTDEITSFLTASQIISYQNLVTQVIVEKHLINYIAQIIVATRSNQFLYLGASPRASIAILKASKAFAAMTGRDFVTPEDIKRAAVPVLHHRVIVTPEREMEGVSSKQIIKQIIENVEIPR, encoded by the coding sequence ATGGACGAGAATAACACCCCACAAGAACATCAAGATTATTTACCAAACCATGAAAATAGCACGGTATCTACATCACAAACGGAGGCTAATAATCTACAGTTTCAAAACCGTTTAGACCTTAGCGCATTACAAGCCAGCGTTCAAAATATAAAGGCTGAAATAGGTAAAGTTATTGTTGGCCAAACCGACATGGTCGACATGCTTATTGCTTCGCTTTTAGCTAAAGGACATTCGTTAATTGAAGGGGTTCCTGGAGTCGCAAAAACGGTTACGGCCAAACTATTGGCCAAATCTTTAAGTGTTGATTTTAGCAGGATTCAATTTACCCCCGATTTAATGCCTAGTGATATTTTAGGAACGTCCATTTTCAACCTAAAAAATTCAGAATTCGAATTCAAAAAAGGGCCTATTTTCTCAAATATGATTCTTATTGATGAGATTAACCGATCGCCAGCCAAAACACAGGCCGCTCTTTTTGAGGTGATGGAAGAACAGCAAATTACCATCGATGGACATCAATATGCTTTAGATGCACCTTTTATGGTTTTAGCCACTCAGAACCCTGTAGAACAAGAAGGGACTTACCGCCTACCAGAAGCGCAATTAGACCGTTTTTTGTTTAAAATTGATGTGGATTATCCCAATTTAGAAGAAGAAATTGAAATTATTAGTCGTGAGCACCTTTTACAAGATAAAGCGAAAACAGATGAAATCACGTCTTTTTTAACCGCATCACAAATTATAAGCTATCAAAATCTCGTGACGCAAGTTATTGTGGAGAAACACCTTATTAACTACATCGCGCAAATTATTGTGGCCACTAGAAGCAATCAGTTTTTATATTTAGGTGCTTCTCCTCGTGCTTCTATTGCCATATTAAAAGCGAGTAAGGCCTTTGCCGCCATGACGGGTCGTGATTTTGTAACGCCTGAAGACATCAAACGAGCTGCAGTTCCAGTGCTTCATCACCGTGTTATTGTTACACCAGAGCGTGAAATGGAAGGCGTGAGCAGTAAACAAATTATAAAACAAATTATTGAAAATGTGGAGATTCCGAGGTAA
- a CDS encoding DUF58 domain-containing protein, translating to MAYRIQHNQKPITNNHQPLTNLKLLKPFYIQPRFFYAGIGIVVLFALSYFVPFLFLVAQLLILVLCVVFILDILLIFIGKNKVEGERILPDKFSNGDMNLVEITIKNNYPIKVCFEIIDEIPEQFQVRDFKLERLINAKKTETIPYHLKPSERGVYQFGDLNVYASSVLKMVAKRYTFDTDSSVPTYPSYKQLKKFELLNINKNSLDYGLKKVRRLGHSMEFEQIKDYVSGDDLRTINWKATAKKKQLMVNQFQDEKSQPVYAIIDKGRLMKMPFNGLSLLDYAINAALVISHVVLRKHDKAGLFSFSKNIDNVVIAERRNSQMRLILEALYNVKTDYFESDFSRLYGNIKKHITHRSLLLMYTNFETLNGLERQLPYLKAISKSHLLVVIFFKNTEIDQMIKGKAETIQQVYDKVIAEKLEYEKRLIANELKKYGIHSILTTPEHLTIDTINKYLEIKARGML from the coding sequence ATGGCCTACCGCATACAGCATAACCAAAAACCAATAACCAACAACCATCAACCATTAACCAATTTGAAACTCCTAAAACCATTTTACATACAACCTCGTTTTTTTTATGCCGGTATTGGCATTGTTGTGTTGTTTGCATTGAGCTACTTTGTTCCATTCTTATTCTTGGTGGCACAGTTACTCATTTTGGTATTATGTGTTGTTTTTATTTTAGATATACTCCTCATATTTATAGGTAAAAATAAGGTTGAAGGTGAACGGATTTTACCAGATAAGTTTTCGAATGGAGACATGAATTTAGTGGAAATCACGATTAAAAATAATTATCCCATTAAGGTTTGTTTTGAGATTATTGATGAGATTCCTGAGCAATTTCAAGTACGGGATTTTAAGCTAGAACGCTTGATAAACGCTAAAAAAACGGAAACTATCCCCTATCATTTAAAACCTAGCGAACGTGGTGTTTACCAATTTGGAGATTTAAACGTATACGCTTCATCGGTTTTAAAAATGGTAGCCAAACGCTATACCTTTGATACAGACAGCAGTGTTCCAACGTATCCGAGCTACAAGCAATTAAAGAAATTTGAGTTACTAAACATCAATAAAAACTCACTTGATTATGGTTTAAAAAAAGTCCGTCGTCTCGGACATTCCATGGAATTTGAACAAATTAAAGATTATGTTTCTGGCGACGATTTACGCACCATCAATTGGAAAGCAACAGCCAAGAAGAAACAATTAATGGTGAATCAATTTCAGGATGAAAAATCACAACCTGTATATGCCATAATCGATAAAGGCCGCCTGATGAAAATGCCTTTTAACGGGTTAAGTTTGCTTGATTACGCCATAAACGCCGCACTAGTTATAAGTCATGTGGTTTTAAGAAAACATGACAAGGCAGGTTTGTTTTCCTTTTCAAAAAACATAGACAATGTGGTGATTGCCGAACGCCGAAATTCGCAAATGCGTCTCATTCTAGAAGCGCTTTACAATGTGAAAACCGATTATTTTGAAAGTGATTTTAGTCGCTTATACGGCAACATTAAAAAACACATTACCCACCGTAGTTTGCTTTTAATGTACACCAATTTTGAAACTTTAAACGGATTAGAACGTCAGTTACCCTATTTAAAAGCCATTTCTAAAAGTCATTTGCTAGTTGTTATTTTCTTTAAAAACACCGAAATCGACCAGATGATTAAGGGCAAGGCAGAAACCATTCAGCAAGTTTATGATAAGGTGATTGCTGAAAAACTAGAATATGAAAAACGCCTGATTGCTAACGAGCTTAAAAAATACGGTATTCATTCTATTTTAACCACTCCAGAGCATCTCACGATTGATACGATAAATAAATATTTAGAGATTAAGGCTCGGGGGATGTTGTAG
- a CDS encoding Dps family protein yields MKLNSIGLDTEKANDLAEDLNHLLANFQIYYQNLRGIHWNIQGRAFFDLHVKFEELYTDANTKVDEIAERILTLGGTPLHTFEDYSAKAQVPVGKNISKDDKAVRLIVDSLAELLKIERDLLEKAGDANDEGTNSMMSDFITEQEKTVWMMKAWLSETV; encoded by the coding sequence ATGAAATTAAATAGTATCGGATTAGACACAGAAAAAGCAAATGATTTAGCTGAAGATTTAAACCATCTATTAGCCAATTTTCAAATATATTATCAAAACCTAAGAGGTATCCACTGGAACATTCAAGGAAGAGCTTTCTTCGATTTACATGTGAAATTTGAGGAGTTGTATACGGATGCAAATACCAAAGTAGATGAAATAGCCGAGCGTATTTTAACCTTAGGCGGAACCCCTTTACACACGTTTGAAGATTATTCGGCGAAAGCCCAAGTACCTGTGGGGAAAAACATTTCTAAAGATGATAAAGCCGTACGATTAATTGTAGATTCTTTAGCGGAACTTCTTAAAATAGAAAGAGATCTTTTAGAAAAAGCTGGCGATGCTAATGATGAAGGTACAAACTCTATGATGAGTGACTTTATTACCGAGCAAGAAAAAACGGTTTGGATGATGAAGGCTTGGTTGAGCGAAACGGTTTAA
- a CDS encoding hydrogen peroxide-inducible genes activator, producing MTITQLYYVLAVAENQNFTKAAEKCFVTQPTLSMQIQKLEEQLDIQIFDRTKKPIELTEVGKKIVTQARNIVNESYRIQDIVDQQKGFIGGEFKLGIIPTVMPTLLPMFLKSFIKKHPKVKLKIEELTTEEIIARIKDGHLDAAIAATPLENENIKERVLYFEPFVNYIPKGHRLHTSKKINTTDLNVDDMLLLEDGHCFRDGVLNLCKAFKNHTDDKFQLESGSIETLIKLSDEGLGMTLLPYLHTLDLNNNEKENLIYFNEPTPAREVSIIYHKSELKMQIIEALQDVISSIIRGAIAFQNVQIISPLPK from the coding sequence ATGACGATAACACAATTGTACTATGTTCTGGCTGTTGCAGAAAACCAAAACTTCACCAAAGCCGCCGAAAAATGCTTTGTAACCCAGCCAACTTTAAGCATGCAAATACAAAAACTTGAGGAGCAATTAGACATACAAATATTCGACCGTACCAAAAAACCAATTGAACTCACCGAGGTTGGTAAAAAAATAGTTACTCAAGCTAGGAACATTGTAAACGAGTCTTATCGTATTCAGGATATTGTCGATCAACAAAAAGGCTTTATAGGCGGCGAATTTAAGTTAGGCATTATCCCAACGGTGATGCCCACCTTGTTGCCTATGTTTTTAAAAAGCTTCATAAAAAAACACCCTAAGGTGAAACTTAAAATTGAAGAACTCACTACCGAAGAAATTATCGCTAGAATTAAAGATGGCCATTTAGATGCGGCCATTGCTGCCACGCCTTTGGAAAATGAAAATATTAAGGAGCGTGTTTTATACTTTGAACCGTTTGTTAATTACATACCAAAAGGACACCGCTTACATACTAGTAAAAAAATCAATACTACTGATTTGAATGTCGACGATATGCTCCTACTTGAGGATGGTCATTGTTTTAGAGATGGTGTTCTTAACTTATGCAAGGCCTTTAAAAATCATACCGACGACAAGTTTCAGTTAGAAAGCGGGAGTATTGAAACCTTAATAAAACTCTCAGACGAAGGTTTAGGCATGACTTTACTGCCCTATTTACATACCTTGGATTTAAATAACAACGAAAAGGAAAACTTAATATATTTTAACGAACCTACTCCAGCACGAGAAGTGAGTATCATTTATCATAAAAGTGAATTAAAAATGCAAATTATTGAGGCGCTCCAAGATGTTATATCGAGTATTATTCGCGGTGCGATTGCTTTTCAAAACGTTCAGATTATTAGTCCGCTACCAAAATAG
- a CDS encoding cytochrome-c peroxidase, producing MKKIGLIIALFGVLWSCSEETYVPVEPQELVFETPANFPDVKYDLSANPLTDMGFELGKKLFYEGKLSSSGIISCGFCHEQSSGFTHHGHTISHGENGLEGFRNTQPIQNLAYFDEFTWDGAAIHLDLQPIIPITAEVEMNETMPSLLEKLRNSSEYPKLFNRAFGTPEINSERLLKALSQFMVMMVSSNSKYDKVVRQEENAEFTALEAEGYRVFNNKCASCHAGDLFTDQSYRNNGIPYNRKHPEEEGRKRVSGFESDFYKFKVPSLRNIEKTFPYMHDGRFGTLEAVLDFYSDGMVENGGEVDASLIKEDGALGIDLSTHDKEALIAFLLTLTDYEFLEDERFSEF from the coding sequence ATGAAAAAAATAGGATTAATTATAGCTCTTTTTGGGGTGTTATGGTCATGTTCTGAAGAGACCTATGTACCTGTGGAGCCTCAAGAATTAGTGTTTGAAACCCCTGCTAATTTCCCAGACGTTAAGTACGATTTGTCAGCTAACCCTTTAACAGATATGGGGTTCGAGCTTGGTAAAAAGTTGTTTTATGAAGGTAAATTATCGTCAAGTGGTATTATTTCTTGTGGATTTTGTCATGAGCAATCTTCCGGGTTTACACATCACGGCCATACCATTAGTCATGGTGAAAATGGCCTAGAAGGATTTAGAAATACCCAACCCATACAAAACTTGGCCTATTTCGATGAATTTACTTGGGATGGGGCCGCTATTCATTTAGACTTACAGCCAATTATTCCTATTACGGCCGAGGTTGAAATGAATGAAACCATGCCTTCCTTATTGGAAAAATTAAGGAATTCATCTGAATATCCAAAATTGTTTAATCGCGCTTTTGGTACTCCAGAAATAAATTCAGAACGCTTGTTAAAAGCATTATCTCAATTTATGGTGATGATGGTGTCTTCAAATTCTAAATATGATAAAGTGGTTCGTCAAGAAGAAAATGCAGAGTTTACAGCTTTAGAAGCTGAAGGCTATCGTGTTTTTAATAATAAATGTGCGTCTTGTCATGCTGGCGATTTGTTTACCGATCAATCTTATCGTAATAATGGCATTCCTTATAACAGAAAGCACCCCGAAGAAGAAGGAAGAAAACGTGTTTCTGGCTTTGAATCTGATTTTTACAAGTTTAAAGTACCCAGTTTAAGAAATATTGAAAAGACATTTCCATATATGCATGATGGTCGTTTTGGAACTTTAGAAGCCGTTTTAGATTTTTATAGCGATGGTATGGTAGAAAATGGAGGGGAAGTCGATGCAAGCTTAATTAAAGAAGACGGTGCTTTAGGGATAGATTTAAGCACCCATGATAAAGAAGCTCTTATTGCTTTTTTACTAACATTAACAGATTATGAATTTTTAGAAGATGAAAGATTTTCAGAGTTTTAA